Proteins encoded in a region of the Carassius gibelio isolate Cgi1373 ecotype wild population from Czech Republic chromosome B5, carGib1.2-hapl.c, whole genome shotgun sequence genome:
- the LOC127958269 gene encoding RING finger protein 215: protein MGELACVSVLCWLWLYPLVSSEQVAYVEVFLEDHQHVLQGEVLQGSLDNDPIENHSKKKHDLNGDLILIKDKAIKTNSDSSDGKDPNPWIGVVPVQIKEGTVSSNSNQESFAASVVNKMKRALVLGASALIILALNQNTVREMDLSQVLSKPVIIIQTSENVTKLIGALLRGLHATAKITYKSFLQDTLGATLTLWSSCGRSRGGLYGEWQGVICTGETNSQVQKYLQQLWNSVVLVALVLSTGVIVHARWQLQDNQLNEDIQSDLKQDILKRLSALKTRTYRQPKVRRCDPTQTQPLEMDSCAVCLEQYNNNQCLRVLPCLHEFHRDCVDPWLLLQQTCPLCKRSVLGHFY, encoded by the exons ATGGGAGAGTTAGCTTGTGTTTCTGTGCTGTGCTGGCTGTGGCTTTACCCGCTGGTGTCCAGCGAACAGGTGGCTTATGTAGAGGTGTTTCTGGAGGACCATCAGCATGTTTTGCAGGGTGAGGTGCTCCAGGGGAGTCTGGACAACGACCCAATTGAAAACCACAGCAAAAAGAAACATGACCTCAATGGAGACCTCATATTA ATAAAAGACAAAGCTATTAAAACCAACAGTGATAGCAGTGATGGAAAGGATCCGAACCCTTGGATTGGAGTGGTACCTGTCCAGATAAAGGAAGGCACAGTTTCCAGTAACAGCAACCAAGAGTCGTTCGCTGCCTCTGTGGTCAATAAG ATGAAGCGTGCTCTTGTTCTGGGTGCATCTGCTTTAATCATCCTGGCTTTAAACCAGAATACTGTCCGTGAG ATGGATCTCTCTCAGGTCCTCTCAAAGCCAGTCATTATTATTCAGACGTCAGAAAATGTCACTAAGCTCATTGGGGCACTGCTCAG GGGCCTTCATGCAACAGCAAAGATCACTTACAAATCTTTTCTACAGGACACTCTG GGGGCTACTTTGACCCTGTGGTCCAGCTGTGGCCGTTCGAGAGGAGGGTTGTACGGGGAATGGCAAGGGGTCATCTGCACCGGGGAGACCAACTCTCAGGTCCAG AAATATCTCCAGCAGCTGTGGAACAGTGTCGTTCTGGTGGCCCTGGTCCTCTCCACGGGGGTCATAGTTCATGCACGCTGGCAGCTCCAGGACAACCAGCTTAATGAGGATATACAG TCAGACCTAAAGCAAGACATTTTAAAGAGATTATCAGCACTGAAGACGAGGACATACCGGCAACCCAAAGTGAGAAGATGTGACCCAACACAAACTCAGCCGCTGGAGATGGACAGCTGTGCAGTGTGTCTGGAGCAATACAACAACAACCAG TGTTTGAGGGTGTTACCGTGCCTCCATGAATTCCACAGAGATTGTGTGgatccctggctcctccttcagCAGACCTGTCCTCTCTGCAAACGTAGCGTGCTTG GTCATTTTTACTGA